The following proteins come from a genomic window of Oncorhynchus mykiss isolate Arlee chromosome 19, USDA_OmykA_1.1, whole genome shotgun sequence:
- the LOC110498164 gene encoding uncharacterized protein LOC110498164, translating into MKTLFLLHICWLEIITGNRVETSVDQYGLKGDSICLAVAEPEILKGLKWKTGSDIIVDDEEISPKYKEKVDYNSVNHSLCIKNLLNTDSRMYIISAINQRDWTYSTTTYRLKVMDHVPKPVLDVTSLFNTNVGLCDVTVNCSVKDGWMLSVCGWGQCTLSQQLMSLSEVNIIISNGNGTIQCSSSNYVSTQTIYQPMKDCIGEKEAKASALSVRTIAANIVRSVIVCVGLAVTIMAINKISRWISSKEDDSTQEVIVEVADTTVNVSAEVRPEPLGPPEVKKHFTEMCRNQDSNTEWTTPRPAFCMIRL; encoded by the exons ATGAAAACTCTGTTTCTGCTACACATCTGTTGGCTGGAAATCATCACAG GAAACAGAGTGGAAACTTCAGTGGACCAGTATGGGTTGAAGGGGGATTCAATATGTCTGGCTGTTGCAGAACCTGAGATTCTCAAGGGACTTAAATGGAAGACGGGCAGTGATATAATAGTTGATGATGAAGAGATCTCTCCTAAATACAAGGAAAAGGTGGATTATAACTCTGTGAACCATTCTCTGTGTATAAAGAATCTGTTGAACACAGACAGTAGAATGTACATAATAAGTGCAATTAACCAGAGAGACTGGACATATTCAACTACCACATACAGACTAAAGGTGATGG ATCATGTTCCCAAACCAGTCTTGGATGTCACATCTCTCTTCAACACAAATGTGGGACTCTGTGACGTCACAGTGAACTGTTCTGTTAAAGATGGCTGGATGTTGTCTGTCTGTGGCTGGGGACAGTGTACACTGTCACAACAGTTAATGTCTCTGTCTGAGGTCAACATCATCATCTCCAATGGGAACGGGACTATCCAATGCTCCAGCAGCAACTACGTCAGCACACAGACCATCTATCAACCCATGAAGGACT GTATTGGTGAGAAGGAAGCCAAAGCTTCAGCATTATCAGTCAGGACCATTGCGGCCAATATTGTTCGATCAGTGATTGTCTGTGTTGGATTGGCTGTCACCATAATGGCCATTAACAAGATCAGCAGATGGATATCCTCAAAAGAAGATGACTCAACTCAG GAAGTCATCGTTGAAGTCGCTGACACCACAGTGAATGTTTCAGCAGAGGTGAGGCCAGAACCACTGGGCCCTCCTGAGGTAAAAAAACACTTTACAGAAATGTGCAGAAACCAGGACAGCAACACTGAATGGACTACACCCAGACCAGCATTTTGTATGATAAGACTGTAA
- the LOC110517953 gene encoding uncharacterized protein LOC110517953, producing MIKGLQWRKDSDVIFGDKEISPKYKDKVDYNNDNHSLCIKNLMETDSGIYMVNYRKHWKQSTTTYRLLVEDHVPKPVMDVTSLNTSVGLCDVTVNCSVKDGWMLSVCDSGQCTLSQQSPSLTGGNMTISVLTGRIQCTSSNHVSTQTISQPMEDCSGNVKASVLPVGTIVGCVTGILLLVAVLLGVGYIKHTRRQKIPKEQSPLEEVIVPRVYNSVKTSPGREEPQHLLTRTTALS from the exons ATGATCAAAGGACTTCAATGGAGGAAGGACAGTGATGTAATATTTGGAGACAAAGAGATCTCTCCTAAATACAAGGATAAGGTGGACTATAACAATGATAACCATTCTCTGTGTATTAAGAATCTAATGGAAACTGACAGTGGAATTTACATGGTAAACTACAGGAAACATTGGAAACAATCAACTACTACATATAGACTGTTAGTGGAGG ATCATGTTCCCAAACCAGTCATGGATGTCACATCTCTCAACACAAGTGTGGGACTCTGTGATGTCACAGTGAACTGTTCAGTTAAAGATGGCTggatgttgtctgtctgtgacaGCGGTCAGTGTACACTGTCACAACAGTCTCCGTCACTAACCGGTGGTAACATGACCATCTCCGTATTGACTGGAAGGATCCAATGCACCAGCAGCAACCACGTCAGCACACAGACCATCTCTCAACCCATGGAGGACT GTAGTGGTAATGTGAAAGCCTCAGTGTTACCAGTTGGCACCATTGTGGGCTGTGTTACTGGTATATTACTCCTAGTTGCTGTGTTACTTGGTGTTGGATACATCAAACATACCAGAAGACAGAAAATCCCTAAAGAACAAAGTCCACTAGAAGAG GTCATTGTTCCAAGAGTTTACAACTCAGTGAAGACCTCACCAGGGAGAGAAGAACCACAGCATCTCCTTACCAGAACCACAGCCCTGTCCTGA